CGATCGCAATGCGCTGTCCGAAAAGCTCGAGCGCGCCGCGGAATCCTTCGCCAATACCGAAGACGGGCTGGCCGATGAGCTTTTCGTGCTGGTGCTCGAGGATCTTGAGACGAAGCGGGTTGCGGGCACGTGCCAGCTGATGACCCAGGTGGGCCAGCGCTGGCCGTTCTATTCCTATCGCCTGAACACGCTGACCCAGTACAGCGCCGAGCTGGACCGCACGGTCCGCGCGGAGCTTCTCACGCTGGTTACCGATCTCGAAGGGTCGAGCGAGGTCGGCGGACTTTTCCTTCACCCGAACAACCGGGCGGGCGGATTGGGCCTGCTCCTTGCGCGCAGCCGCTATCTCTTCATCGCCATGCACCGCCAGCGTTTTGCCGAGCGTGTCATCGCGGAGTTGCGCGGCATCATCGACGAGCGCGGCGGCTCGCCATTCTGGGACGGGGTCGCGGGCCGGTTCTTCGGGATGAGCTTCCAGGAAGCCGACTATTTCAACGCCATCCACGGCAACCAGTTCATCGCCGACCTGATGCCCAAACATCCCGTCTATGTCGCCCTGCTTTCGGACGCGGCGCGTTCGGTGATCGGCGTGCCCCACCCGACGGGACGCGCGGCGATGCGGATGCTGGAAAACGAGGGCTTTCGCTACGAGAACTATGTCGACATCTTCGACGGCGGGCCGACCATGATCGCGCGCACCGACGATGTCGCGAGCGTCAGGAATTCGGTTGCGGCCAAGGTCACCGGACACACCCTCAAGGAGGGCGAACGCGCAATCCTGGCGACCGGTCGGCTCGAGGATTTCCGCTCATGCTATGGCGCGCGCAGGCTCGACGGCGAAGGCGGGATCGAGATCGACGCCGCCGCAGCGGACGCGCTCGACGTGTCGGAAGGCGATATCGTGTGGAGCGTCGCGCGGTGAGCCTTCAGGAAATCAATTTCGACGGTCTTGTCGGGCCCAGCCACAATTATGCCGGTTTGAGCCTCGGCAATATCGCCAGCGCGAGCCACAAGGGCGATACGTCATACCCGAAAGCCGCGGCGCTACAGGGCGTCGCGAAAATGCGGGGCAATCTCGAGCGGCTCGGCGTGCAGGGCTTTCTTCTGCCGCTTCCGCGTCCCAATCACAGGTTGGCCGAACGGCTCGCATATGACGGCACCGAAGCGCCTGCGCTTCGCGCCGCGCCGTGGTCGGCGTCATCGATGTGGACCGCCAATGCCGCAACCGTCAGCCCGGCACCCGATACGAAAGATGGAAAGTGCCACCTGACGCCGGCCAATCTCGTCACCATGCTCCACCGCGCACAGGAATGGCCCGACACCAAGCGCATGCTCGAAGTGGTCTTCGGCGATCGCGACCACTTCGCCGTGCACGACATCGTTCCCCCGACCTTCGGCGATGAAGGCGCGGCAAACCATATGCGGTTTTGCGAAGGCCACGGAAGCGCGGGCGTCGAGGTGTTCGTCTACGGCAGGCCCGGCGGCAAATTCCCCGCGCGCCAGCACGAACAATCCTCCCGCCTCGTCGCCCGCCAGCACGGGCTCGACCCGGAAAAATGCGTTTTCATCGAGCAGAACCCGGTCGCAATCGATGCGGGCGCGTTTCACAACGATGTCGTCTCGGTCGCGAACGAGCGGGTGCTCTTCACCCATGCCGAGGCCTTCGCCGACCAGCAGGGTGCCTATAATGCGATCCTTGCAGCCTTCCCCGATCTCGAAGTGGTCGAAGTACCCAGCGATGCAGTCAGCCTGGAAGAAGCGATCCGCACCTATCTGTTCAACGCGCAGCTTGTCACCTTGCCCGATGGCACGATGGCGCTGATCGTTCCGGAGGAATGCCGCGAAAGCGCGAGCGTCTGGGCCTATTGCGAGCGGATGATGGCGGGCAACGGCCCGATCAAGCACGTGATCCCGGTCGACGTGCGCCAGTCCATGGCCAATGGCGGCGGCCCTGCCTGCCTGCGACTGCGTGTGGTCTGCGATCCGGCGACTGTCGACCCGCGTTTCATGCTCGACGAAGCCAAAGCGGACCTGCTCGAAAAGACCATTGCCGAGCATTATCCCGAGCAGATCGACCCGGACGATCTATGGACCGAAAGCCTTGAGAAACATGTAGTCGCCGCGCGCCAGGCACTGCTCACCGCGCTCGGCATCGGGGAACTCGCTTAATCAAAGTTAACGCGTTTGCGCAGCCACGTCGGGTGCGCTTACACTCCTTCCCACGTTAACCAACACGGCCCGCGCGAAACCGGCGCTGGCACAGGGTTTGCAATGTAATGGGTTAACGAAGGAGAGCGCATGCTGCGGAAGATCGGGCGTCTATTCGTGATCAAGAACAGGTTCGAAGCCTTCGTGATCATCTACGCCCTTGCGCTAGGCGCGACGACGCGCGGCGCATCCTATCTCGAGCAATATCCCTCCTACTGGGGCGAAGCGCTGTTCGTCGCGGCCTGCGGGGCGGTGATGCTGGCGGGCGCAGCGATCCTCGACGGCCTCAAGGCGAAGAAAGAGCTTGAGGAATTGCGGGCGGAACGCGAGGGCAGTTCGCACGTGTAACGGACCGAGGCCGAAGCCCCGGCCCGCATTGTTTCAGACCTTCAAAGCCTTGCGGAAGATGACCTTGTCATCGCCGGCTGCATAGAACTCTCGGATACGGGCTTCGCGATCATATCCGAGCATGTCGTAGAAGCCGCGCGTGCGCTTGAATTCCGGCAATCCCGAGGTTTCGACCAGCAGGATCCGTACGCCATCTCGAGAGAGTTCATCCTCGATATGCCTCATCAACTGCGAACCGATTCCCCTTCCGTGAACTTCGGGGTCCACCGCGATCATGAGTACGTTCCATGTGCCTTCGGTGAGTTGTTCCGGTACGTAATACGCCACGCCATCAATGGATTCGCCCTCGGAGACGACCCAGCGATGCTCACCGGTTTCACCGGCTAGAAAAGGGCCTGCCATGCCCTTGAGCATTTCGGGTGGAAACATTTCGTTGACGCCGACAAGATGCGCCACGCGATCAAGGTCGCCGCGCCGGAGCGGACGAATATTCGATTGTGTCATTGGTGATTTCTTTCGTGAATTTTGAATACGAAAAGCGCCGACGAAAGCCGTGCCTTCGCAGGGCCAATTCTTGGAGCCGACCATCAGCGGGTCAGCGGATTGTCGCAATGGTATTCAAAAAATCTCCGAAAATGGTGGGGGTTTCTGTTGCTAGCTACCCCCGGAGCCCCGGTATCCCTTCTGTTGCCCGGTGGGTCCAACCGCGCATAAGCTTTGTAACTTCAGGCCGTTAGGCCGTCACATTACGCAGCGATTGCGAGTGCTTCGTTATCGTTTGCACTTATAAAGATGAACAGTTTTACGGGTTACTCAGCCCGGGCAAAAACTGCGCTTTTCAGCCCACGTCGATCCTGGTTCGGCCCCGTCAAAAACCTCGCAAAGTCCGAGGGTTATGGTGGAGCCGCCGGGTACTGCCCCCGGGTCCGTTGTGCCTATTGCACGCAGCAGTTTATCGCCATAGTCGGTTGCCCGACACACCACATATAGGCGATCCAACCTTAATTGGAAGTGGATGGACGTCCTTGTTTCCACACGCCTCCGGCGCGCGAAATCCTCGCTCATGCGGCTTTCAGCCGCGTCGCTGCGGGCGGCCAGTCGGCCTAGCGAACCTTACGGTCCGTCAACCACGAGCTTCCCGTTCCCCTCACGCATCTCGGCCAGAATCTTCTTCAAGACGTCCAGCTGCGGGTCGGTCGGGATGTCTTCCTGCTTGGTGCTGTCCTCGGATTGCCCAGCGCGTTCCTGCATCTCGTCGATCACCCGGTTCACCGATTTCAGGAACAGGAACAGCGCGAAGGCGATGATCAAGAAATTAACGAGCTGGGTCAGGAAGTCGCCATAGCCGATCATGGCAACGCCTGCTTCCTTCAGCTCGGCATAGTTGGTGAGGCTGCCCGAATAGCCCTCGGGCACGTTCCCGAGCTGCACAAAATAGTTCGAGAAATCGACGTCACCGAACAGCCAGCCGATGAACGGCATGATGATGCTCTCGGTGAGCGAAGTGACGATCTTGCCGAACGCCGCGCCGATGACCACGCCGATCGCTAGGTCGAGCACGTTGCCGCGCGCGATAAACTTGCGGAACTCTGCGACGAAATTCATTGAGGGTCTCCTATGCCCATTGTCCGCCATCGAACGGACACCGGGAGCATAGGGTTCCCTCCGGACGCTGCGCGCTCCCTACTTCTTGAGAGCGTCGCGGATCTCGGTCAGCAGGTCGATTTCGCTCGGACCTGCCACCTCTTCCTCTGCCGGCTTTTCGAAGCGCGCCTTCATCTTGTTGGCGTAGCGCACCAGCAGGAATATGACGAAGGCCAGGATCAGGAAATTGATCACGGTCGAGACGAATGCGCCCCAGGCGATGACATTGGCCCCTGCCTCACGCGCGGCCTCAAGGCTCATGCCCTCGGCCACTTCGCCTGAAAGCACGATGTACTTGTTGCTGAAATCGACGTCGCCGAAGATCGCGCCGACGATCGGCATTATCAGGTCGTCGGTCATCGACGCGACGATGGTGGCAAAGGCGCCCGCGATAATAACCGCGACCGCCAGTTCCATCACATTGCCTTTCGCGATGAATTCCTTGAACTCGTTTAGCATTGTTGATCCCCTACCTTGAGCCCTGTCGGTTGCAGTTTTCGCACGCTGCGCCTTTCCTGCCAAGGGAAGCCTCCTTTGCCTGTGGACTTCTTGAAAGCGGGAATTGGTGTGCTATATCAACAACACAGGTGGAGCCGCGTGCCCTCCCCGCATGTTTCGGGCGCGCTTTCTGGAGGGACTCGATGAATCTGAAAAATATCGTACGCGCTGTCATGGTGGCAGCCGCATCGCTTTCGCTCGCCGCGTGCGGGATCAACTCGGTACCGGCTGCCGAAGAAGAGGCGAAAGCAAAATGGGCCGATGTCGAGGCGCAATTTCAGCGCCGCGCCAATCTCATTCCGAACCTCGTCGAAGTGGCGCAGGGCGCTGCAGAGAACGAGCGCGCGATCCTCACCGAAGTGACCGAGGCCCGCGCCCGTGCGACCGGCATCAACATCTCGGCAGAAGATCTCGACGATCCGGCTAAGATGGAAGAATTCGCCGCCGCGCAGAACCAGCTTGGCGCCGGGCTCGGACGCCTGCTCGCCAGCTTCGAGGCCTATCCTCAGATCCAGTCGAACCAGAACTACCTTGCGCTGCAAAGCCAGCTCGAAGGGACGGAGAACCGCATTGCCGTGGCGATCGGCGATTACAATGAGGCGGTGCGCAAATATAACACCACCATCCGCACTTTCCCCGACACGATCGGCGCGAACATCATCCACGGCGCGGAGCCGCTGGTGCCCTACACCGCGACGACCGATGGCGCAGAGGAAGCGCCGCAGATCGACATGACGTCCAACTGATCGGCGTGTTTCGCAGGTTCCTCCTCATCCTCGCAGCGGCGGGGGCGCTCATCGCGTCTCCGCTTGCCGCGCAGCCCGAGTTTCCGCCTCTTACGGGGCGAGTGGTCGACAATGCCGATATCATCCCGCCGGATGTGGAGGCGCAGTTGACGGCGAAGCTCGAGGCACTGGAGACGCAATCGCAACGCCAGCTTGTCGTTGCGACCGTGCCCGATCTTCAGGGCTACGATATCGCCGATTACGGCTATCAGCTGGGCCGCGAATGGGGGATCGGCGATGCCGAGCGCAACGATGGCGCGCTGCTGCTCGTCGCACCGAATGAGCGCAAGGTCAGGATCGAGGTCGGTTACGGGCTCGAAGGATACCTGACCGACGCGCTCTCGTCGCTCATCATCCAGAACCAGATCCTTCCGCGCTTTCGCAATGGCGATATGCCGGGCGGGATCGTCGCGGGCACCGACGCGATCATCACCCAGTTGCAGCTTCCGGAAGACGAAGCCGCGCGCATCGCCGCCGAGGCAAGCCAGACTCGCGAGAGCTCTTCGCGCGAAGGCGGGTTTCCCGTCGGCGGGCTCATCTGGCTGGGCTTCATGTTCTTTTTCTTCGTCCTCCCGATCATCCGCGGGCGCGGGCGGCGGCGCAGGTATCGCTCTAAGGGCAAAGGCCCATGGGGCGAGCGCTATCGCGATCGCGATTGGAAGGACACCGCAAGCGACATCATCATTTGGGAAGTCGGCAGTGCGATCGCGCGCGGGGCAATGTCCGGCGGCAGCAGAGGCGGCGGCTGGGGCGGCGGTGGCGGCTTTGGCGGCGGGGGCTTTTCCGGCGGTGGTGGATCGTTTGGAGGCGGCGGCGCCTCGGGGGGCTGGTAGACCATGCGCTATCTGAACGCAGAAGGGCACAAGATCGTCTCGGATGCAGTCGGTGAGGCCGAGCAGACGACCTCGGGCGAAATCCTTACCGTGCTCGCCGATCGCTCGGACGGTTACAGCGATATCGTCCAGCTGTGGTCCGTCGCGCTGGCCTTCACGATGATGAGCATCTTTGCCGCCTTCCCCCAGCCTTTCATGGATTTGTGGGATAATTTTTTCGGCGGGTGGGGCCGCGATTGGTCGATCGGCGAGCTTGCCAGCATGACCATCGGTCTGGGGCTTCTCACCTTCGTCGTATCTTCCATTCTCTTCCTGTGGGATCCGCTGCGCTTCGCTCTCATCCCCGCGCCGGTGAAGACCAGTCGTGTCCATGACCAGGCGGTCAAGCATTTCAAAGTGGGGGCCGAGAGACGCACACACGGCCGAACCGGCGTGCTCATCTACCTCTCCATGCGAGAGCACCGCGCAGAGATCGTCGCTGACGAGCCCATTGCAGAGAAAGTCTCCGCCGAAGTGTGGGGCGAGGCGATGGGCGACATGCTCGTAGAGATCAAACGCGGCAATATCGCCGAGGGCATGGCGGTGGGCGTGCGCGACGTCGGCTTCGTGCTCGCCGAACACTTCCCCAAAGGCGATCATGACGAGAATGAGCTTCCCGACCGCTTGATCGAAGTCTAAGCCTTCGCGCGATATGAATCGCGAATTCACCAATCTCACCAAAGACCGCGATGCCGACCAGCCGGAGGAGATCCGCTGGGAAGGTCGCTTTATTGTCACCAAGACCCGCGGTCGCTGGGAGTATGTCGCGCGCTCCCGCGGGATTCGTGCCGCCGCAATCATCGCTATCGACAAAGACGCGGACGGTACGCGCCACGTCATTCTTGTCAGTCAGTATCGCGTGCCGCTCTCGCGGTTCTGCCTTGAAATACCCGCTGGCCTCATCGGCGATGACGATGGCGAAGAAAACGAGGACGCAGCGACCGCCGCCGCCCGCGAGCTTGAAGAAGAAACCGGCTACCGCGCCGAGAAAATCAAGGTTCTGGGCGATTACTATTCCTCGCCCGGCATGGTCTCCGAGAGCTTCACGCTGTTGCGCGCGACCGGCCTTACCAGAGTTGGCGAAGGCGGCGGGATCGAAGGCGAGGAAATCGAGGTCCATCGCGTGCCGCTCGCAAGGCTATCGCAATACGTCGCCGATTGGCGCACGGCCGGGCACGCTGTCGATGTGCGCGTGGGCATGCTGCTGACACCTGAATATCTGGGAGAGGAACTCAAATGACGACCAACGGCAAGGGACGCTGCGAAGGAAAACTCGCGCTGGTCACAGGCGGCGCGCAGGGCCTTGGCCGCGCGCACTGCATCCGGCTTGCACAGGAGGGTGCGCGGGTGCTTGCGACGGACATAAACGGCGATGGCGCGGCGGAAACCGCCGCGATCGTCAATGCGGAGATGGGAGAGGGAACCGCGTTCTCGATCCAGCACGACGTCACCAATCCTGCCGATTGGGAGGCCGCGGTTGACGCAGCGCGCGAGGAGATGGGCGGGCTCAACGTACTGGTGAACAATGCCGGAATCGGCGTGCCGGGCAATATCGAGGAGTGCAGGTTCGAGGACTGGCAGCGATGCTTCTCGATCAATGTCGATTCCATCTTCCACGGTTGCCAGAAGGCGTTGCCGTTGATGCGCGAACATGCGCCGGGTTCGATCGTGAATATCTCGAGTATCGCGGGGCTGATCGCGAGCGACACAATGCCGGCCTACAACGCTTCGAAGGCGGCGGTGTGGATGCTGTCGAAGTCGATTGCGCTGCATTGCGCCAAGAAGAACATGCAGATCCGATGCAATTCGGTCCATCCGACCTTCGTCGACACGCCGATCCTCGATGGGACCGCGCGCGCCCATCAGCTCGACAAGGACGTGTTGATGGAAAAGCTCGCCCGGCAGATCCCGCTCAAATTTGTCGGCGAACCGAACGATATCGCCAATGCCGTGGTCTATCTTGCCAGCGACGAAAGCCGCTTCATGACCGGCGCTGAATTGAAACTCGATGGCGGCATTTCGGCCATGTAATTGGCAGGCATCCATCACCCCAGAATCAAAAAAGGGGCCAGATGGCCCCTTCCCGGTTTTTGTCAGATCGGTTGCGCAGCGGTCCGAAAAACCGGGGTCCGCTCTTTCGTATGCCGCGCTTAGTCTGAGATCAGGGCGACTGCGCCGTAGATCAGGATCGGCAGTCCGAAACCCATGAGGGTCGTGGCAACAAATCCGATACGCCACCAGATGGCATCGATGCCTGTCGCATTCTCAAGTCCCGAGCAGACACCGAAAAGCTTGGCATTGCTTTTGTCGAGGTGAAACCCGGCCTTGGGCGGGCGACCGTTATTCTTGGTGATGTTGTTCATGCGAGGGCTCCAAAGAGGAACGGGGTTGATGGGCTGGCCGGAATGATAGCTGTCGCCATGACCAGAACGGTGATGATCGTCGCGGCAACACCGGCTGCGATACGCGCGCTTGCCGTGCCGCCCAGGTCGAAGAACGAATACATGTGTTGTTGCTCCTTTCGAGGTCTATCGGGTTTGGGATCAGGCGAGGCCGGGGCTTGCCGGGACGATCGCGTAAGCAAAAACTGCCGAGGAAACGATCACCGAAAAGGCGGCGGCGAAAAGGCGAGTGCCGAAGTCAGTGGTAAACATGGGTCGGGGTATCCTTTTGAATTGGGGTGTGGCTGATCAATCAGGCCATCAGCGTCGGGCTGGCGGGGATGATTGCGTAGGCAAAAAATGCTGCCGAAACTGCGATCGAGAAAGCGGCTGCGGCGAAGCGGTCGGTAAGGGTCTGTGCAAACATTGTTAGGTCTCCTTTGGTTTGTTTCAGTGTCTTTCGGGACGATCCCGGTGGACGCCCAACACTTTGCAGGAGGTGTGCCAAACTCGAAAAACGGGAGAATTCTGCGGTTTTCGCTTTGCGGTTAGCTGAACAGCAGGTTAACAAATCCCATACATTGGGATATTTCCCCACCTGTTGGGATCGGTGAATTCATCGTCTCCCGCGCTGGCCTTTCCGGAGCGCCGTGCTACCGCTTCCCTCTCCCATGGCGCTGACCAAGATTTCCTTGCAGACCTTCCGCAATCACGTGAGCAGCGAGCTTGCGGAAACCGCGCATTTCAACCTGCTGGTGGGTGAGAATGGCGCAGGAAAAACCAATGTGCTGGAGGCGCTGTCGCTGCTTAGTCCGGGGCGCGGCCTGAGGCGTGCAAGCCTTGCCGAGCTCGCCTATCGTGCCCAACCCGATGACGAACCCGCCGGGTTCGCGATCGGTGCCAGCCTGATCGAGCAGGGTCAGGTTTCAGCGAGGCTCGGCACTTATACCGAGCCGGACCGCCCGACCCGCCGCCTAGTGCGTATCAACGGTGCCGAAGCCCCTGCCAGCGTATTATCGGAATGGCTTGCGATTTCGTGGCTCACTCCGGCGATGGACGGCCTTTTCACCGACAGCGCGGGCGCGCGGCGACGCTTCGTCGACCGCATGGCGCTTGCGGTAGAACCGGGCCATGCAAGGAATGTCACATCGCTCGAGAATGCGCTGAGAGAGCGCAACCGGTTGCTCGAAGATGGCGGCGATGCCCGCTGGCTCGATGCGATCGAGGCGCAGATCGCGCAGCACGGAGCGGTTGTGGCGCAGAACCGCGCGAGGCTCATCAGTCTTCTGTCGGACGAACTCTCCGCGCTTCCACCCGAACCCTTTGCCCGTCCCATTCTCACCTATCGCCCCGGCGGTCCGACCGACGTTGCAGACCTATTGGCAGAACTTGCCCGCGCGCGCCCCCGCGACCGGGCGGCAGGCCGCGCGCTTACAGGGCCGCACCGCGATGAGCTCGAAGTGGTGATGGCGTTGTCCGGCGTCCCAGCGGCCTCGTGCTCTACCGGAGAGCAAAAGGCGATGCTGATCGCGATCACCCTTGCGCATGGAGTGCTCGCCTCCTCAGGCCGCCCGAGCGTGCTTTTGCTCGACGAGGTGGCGGCGCATCTCGATCCCGTGCGCCGCGCTGAACTGTTCCGGCGTCTCGGTCAGGGTCAGGCGCAGGTCTGGATGACCGGGACCGAGCTTCCTCCCTTCGCGGGAATCGAGGGAGAAGCGGCGATCTGGCGCGTAAGCGACGGGTCATTGGAACGGCTCTAAACCGGCTCGTTGACGCGCGCGTCCTCAGGGATCGCTGCTTCGACACGCTCGACAGTCGCCCCGACCAACCGCTCGATACCTTCGACTGTCGGGTGGATACGGTCTGACTGGAACAGCGCGGGGTCGCGATAGATGCTCTCTAGCCAGAACGGGATCAGCGCAACCGAATATTGCTCGGCCAGCTCGGAATACAGCCTGTCGAACTGGGCCTGATATTCCGGGCCGTAATTGGGTGGCGCGCGCATTCCCATCAACAGCACGGGGATGCCGCGCGATTGCACTTCCTCGATCATCGCCGCAAGGTTGGCCTTGGTTTCGGCCGGTTCGATCCCGCGCAGAAGATCGTTACCGCCCAATTCGAGGATGAACAATTCGGGCACCTCGTCCTGCGCATCGAGCACGAATTTCAGCCGCTGCAGCCCCGCCGCGCTGGTATCGCCCGAAACGCCTGCATTGGCGATATCGGCGTTAATGCCGCGCGAGCGAAGGGCTGCCTCAAGCTTGGCTGGGTAGCTATCCGACTTGTCGACGCCGTAGCCTGCGAAAAGGCTATCGCCGAATGCGAGGATGTCCACCTCCGGTCCCATCACAGGGATCGCAGGCAGGTCGCCTTCTGCGCGAGCGGTGCCTTCAGCGGGAACCGCGGAGGCATTTTCGGTGCTTTCGCCGCATGCCGCAAGCGCGAGCGGCATGACTGCGATCGCCGCCATGAACCGCTTCGTTTTCGACCAAGTGCTCATCTGCATCTATCAGCCTCTCTGCTGGGTACCTTGTTGAGCCCCTCCCCCTATGCCATCTGGTGTCCGTGACAAAGACTTCAAACGCAATCTCCGCCCGCAATCTCACGCTAACTCTGGGAAGCGACAGCGCGCCGGTCGAAATCCTCCGCGGGATCGATCTCGATATCGAGCCCGGGGAGGTGGTAGCCCTGCTCGGCCCCTCCGGATCGGGCAAGAGCTCGCTGATGGCGGTCCTGTCTGGTCTGGAACGAGCCACAGGCGGTTCGCTGACAGTTGCCGGTGCCGATTTTTCCGGGATGGACGAAGATGCACTGGCTCAGGCACGGCGCGGACGGATCGGGATCGTTCTTCAGGCATTCCACCTGCTGCCGACCATGACCGCCGCCGAGAATGTGGCAACGCCAATGGAGCTCGCAGGCGATGATGACGCGACCCCGCGCGCCATTTCCGAGCTCGAAGCGGTCGGCCTGGGCCACCGTATCGGGCACTACCCCACCCAGCTTTCCGGCGGCGAGCAACAGCGCGTTGCCATCGCGCGTGCCATTGCGCCGCGTCCCGAACTGATCTTCGCCGACGAACCAACCGGCAATCTCGACGTTGCGACTGGCGAAGAGATCGTGAAACTCCTGTTTGAGCGCCGTGCGGAAACCGGCGCGACCCTGCTCATCATCACCCATGACGAAGGCCTTGCGCAGCAATGCGAGCGCGTTCTTACGATGGCCGACGGGCTGATTGTTTCGGATACGAAGACGGACACGCTGCGCAAGGAAGCCGCCGAGTGAGCCAGACTGGCGATCTCACCTGGGGCGGCGCATGGCGGATTGCGAGGCGCGATCTCAACGCGCGCTTCCGAGGCCTCAGATTGCTGCTCGTCTGCATCTTCCTCGGCACAGCAGCGCTTGCCGCGATCGGCACGCTGACAGCCGCGATCGAGCGTGAGCTTGCCGCATCGGGACAGGTGCTGCTCGGCGGCGATCTCGAGGTTGAGGTTTGGCAGCGCGATCTTTCGCCTGAAGAGCAATCGGCGCTCGCGGAATACGGCACCATCTCCGGTGGTACCCGGCTTCAGGCGATGGCGACTGCGGGCGAAGGCGATGACAGCCGTGCTGCTCCCGTCGAGCTCAAGGCGGTGGACGAGCGTTGGCCGCTTTACGGCGCACTCTCGCTAAAGGACGGACGCGAGGTTGGCGCCCCGACCGGACGAGATGCCTACCTCGCTCAAGGCGCGCTGGACCGGCTCGAGATCGACGTCGGCGACAGCTTCAGGGTTGGCACGATGGAGCTCACGGCCGCAGGCGTAATCGAGAACGAACCCGACAGGCTCTCGGAGGGCTTCCAGCTCGGGCCGACGGTCATTGTCGCCGAACAGGTCCCGGTCGAAGGCGGACTGCTGGCACCCGGTGCACTCTATCAGAGCAAGTACCGCGTCGCCTTCGAAAACCAGTCGCAGGATCCCGAAGCGGTTGAGGAAACGCTGACCGAAGCTTTCCCCAACGCAGGGTTCGACTTCCGCAGCCGCGACCGCGCTTCGCCCGGTGCCGACCGTTTCGTGGAGCAGATGAGCGACTTCCTGACGCTGGTGGGCCTCGCTGCGCTGGTGATCGCAGGGATCGGAATTGCTGGCGGTGTCTCGTCCTATCTGGAAGCGCGCAGGGGCAGCATCGCAACGCTAAAGGTGCTCGGGGCATCATCGCGAGACATCGTGAAAGTCTACGCACTGCAAATCGCGGTCGCAGCGCTTATTGGCAGCGCGGCAGGACTGGCCACCGGAGTGCTGGTGACCCCCATCCTCGGATCCGCGCTTCACGGGTTGTTGCCGGTCGAAAGCGGATTCGTAATCGAGCCCGCGCCGCTGCTTCTCGCGGGGGCATATGGCCTGCTGGTTGCCTTTGCCTTCGCTGCAGCTCCGCTCCTGCGCGCGCGCAGTTTCCCGGCAATGGCGCTGATGCGATCAGCCGTCGTGCCGCTATCACGCGACAAGCGCGCCCTGATTGCGACTGCCATCGGAATTCTCGCAATCTGTGCGCTGGCTCTTCTGACGACGGACCAGCCCGTTCTTTCCGGCAGCTTCCTGCTCGGCGCGGGCGGCGCGCTTGTTGCCTTAGCCGCGCTAGGCCTCCTCATCCAGTTCATCGCGCGCCG
The Erythrobacter sp. THAF29 DNA segment above includes these coding regions:
- a CDS encoding SDR family oxidoreductase, which encodes MTTNGKGRCEGKLALVTGGAQGLGRAHCIRLAQEGARVLATDINGDGAAETAAIVNAEMGEGTAFSIQHDVTNPADWEAAVDAAREEMGGLNVLVNNAGIGVPGNIEECRFEDWQRCFSINVDSIFHGCQKALPLMREHAPGSIVNISSIAGLIASDTMPAYNASKAAVWMLSKSIALHCAKKNMQIRCNSVHPTFVDTPILDGTARAHQLDKDVLMEKLARQIPLKFVGEPNDIANAVVYLASDESRFMTGAELKLDGGISAM
- a CDS encoding PspC domain-containing protein, with the translated sequence MNNITKNNGRPPKAGFHLDKSNAKLFGVCSGLENATGIDAIWWRIGFVATTLMGFGLPILIYGAVALISD
- a CDS encoding enoyl-CoA hydratase; translation: MFTTDFGTRLFAAAFSVIVSSAVFAYAIVPASPGLA
- a CDS encoding enoyl-CoA hydratase, with amino-acid sequence MFAQTLTDRFAAAAFSIAVSAAFFAYAIIPASPTLMA
- the recF gene encoding DNA replication/repair protein RecF, which encodes MALTKISLQTFRNHVSSELAETAHFNLLVGENGAGKTNVLEALSLLSPGRGLRRASLAELAYRAQPDDEPAGFAIGASLIEQGQVSARLGTYTEPDRPTRRLVRINGAEAPASVLSEWLAISWLTPAMDGLFTDSAGARRRFVDRMALAVEPGHARNVTSLENALRERNRLLEDGGDARWLDAIEAQIAQHGAVVAQNRARLISLLSDELSALPPEPFARPILTYRPGGPTDVADLLAELARARPRDRAAGRALTGPHRDELEVVMALSGVPAASCSTGEQKAMLIAITLAHGVLASSGRPSVLLLDEVAAHLDPVRRAELFRRLGQGQAQVWMTGTELPPFAGIEGEAAIWRVSDGSLERL
- a CDS encoding arylesterase, giving the protein MQMSTWSKTKRFMAAIAVMPLALAACGESTENASAVPAEGTARAEGDLPAIPVMGPEVDILAFGDSLFAGYGVDKSDSYPAKLEAALRSRGINADIANAGVSGDTSAAGLQRLKFVLDAQDEVPELFILELGGNDLLRGIEPAETKANLAAMIEEVQSRGIPVLLMGMRAPPNYGPEYQAQFDRLYSELAEQYSVALIPFWLESIYRDPALFQSDRIHPTVEGIERLVGATVERVEAAIPEDARVNEPV
- a CDS encoding ABC transporter ATP-binding protein, which codes for MTKTSNAISARNLTLTLGSDSAPVEILRGIDLDIEPGEVVALLGPSGSGKSSLMAVLSGLERATGGSLTVAGADFSGMDEDALAQARRGRIGIVLQAFHLLPTMTAAENVATPMELAGDDDATPRAISELEAVGLGHRIGHYPTQLSGGEQQRVAIARAIAPRPELIFADEPTGNLDVATGEEIVKLLFERRAETGATLLIITHDEGLAQQCERVLTMADGLIVSDTKTDTLRKEAAE
- a CDS encoding ABC transporter permease; the encoded protein is MSQTGDLTWGGAWRIARRDLNARFRGLRLLLVCIFLGTAALAAIGTLTAAIERELAASGQVLLGGDLEVEVWQRDLSPEEQSALAEYGTISGGTRLQAMATAGEGDDSRAAPVELKAVDERWPLYGALSLKDGREVGAPTGRDAYLAQGALDRLEIDVGDSFRVGTMELTAAGVIENEPDRLSEGFQLGPTVIVAEQVPVEGGLLAPGALYQSKYRVAFENQSQDPEAVEETLTEAFPNAGFDFRSRDRASPGADRFVEQMSDFLTLVGLAALVIAGIGIAGGVSSYLEARRGSIATLKVLGASSRDIVKVYALQIAVAALIGSAAGLATGVLVTPILGSALHGLLPVESGFVIEPAPLLLAGAYGLLVAFAFAAAPLLRARSFPAMALMRSAVVPLSRDKRALIATAIGILAICALALLTTDQPVLSGSFLLGAGGALVALAALGLLIQFIARRLPRPSNPLLRSALANIHRPGAPTGALVTALGFGLAAFVLLAAIQSAIDGNIQTRVPREAPDYFVLDVPVEREARFRELVQNRFPDAAIRAVPTMRGAVLAFGPEGNMTRVAELEELPEGAWVLSGERGITYADEVPLGNRIVEGEWWEPGHSGERLVSIDAEFADAVGLEIGDMLTIGILGTERDVRIANIREIDWENMSFNFTLVFSPNAIADVPHNLSATIELPARASPEAQGALLRDLVREFPSSSVVEVGEVLTEARTILQQVSLATLAAAAVAVLAGLAVLMGAIAAARAARMYDTVVLRVLGASRRQVLMMQLAEYGLIALALAGVALGLGSLLGWVIITQMFEFDWLPDWGEVLAVLGLGLAMVLAFALGGSLPLLRAKPAQALREL